The DNA sequence GTCCCCGAAGAGATGCTGAAGCTTCAAAAAAACGTTCGTTCTCGACACAATAACGAGCGTCGAATAGGGACTGATCCGTCACGCCATAGCTCTGATAGAACTCGCGATTTGCGTTTCCGATGGAAAGATAGGCATCAAATTGGCGAACGAGTTTTCGTTGGGCAAGCCTTTTCCACCAAGGTCGAGGACGAAGATGATTCGACTCCCCACGAACGATGCAGGGGAGCTTGTTGCGACGGCAAGCACGAAGCGTTTGTAGGCAACTTTTGACAACCCATCCGTTAACGACGACCGCATCGATTTGTTGGTCGAGCAGTGTCTGAGCGATTCGCGGAGTGTCACATCCCGAGAAGTTGACCACACTGGGGCACTTCGAAACATTTTGAAGTACTTCGTAGTCGTAGCCTTCGAGAAGTGGAATGTCCCATTCGAAGTCAATTCCAAATCCAACGCCTTGACGACTCGCATCCGGCACCATCGCAAACATGGCGACAAATCTCATATCTTCGCGGGCAGCCAAGTGACGAAAGATCGGTACCTGGTACTGGATCGGGTGACTGGTCACGAATGCAATTTTCACGGATCAATCGCTAGGCGATGCGAGATGATGACCGAGGCGATCGGATGTCCGAGTCCGCATGTGGTGGCTTCGCGAGTGACCGCTGGACATCGATCGCGCGTGAATCTGAGGCCGGTGTCAGATGCTTTCGCTTTTGTCGCAGTAAACGCAACGCACCCAAAAAGGCTCGGCATTCACCGATAAGTTTGGCAGGGATCCACCACGGATGGCGTAGATGGAATTTGGTACGGATCTCTCTTAAAGTCCGCCGCGCACAATAAACATAGGCAGACAACGGGCTGGGCGAATGTAGTAGCGCGAAGTAGTGATCGCCGATCCCATGTCGAGGATCCATACTTGTCAGATGGCTGCCTTTGTCTCGCGTGCCACCATGATCGGCCCGCAAGTGGTCGATACCGGCGTCACCTAAAAAGCGGATTAGCCCACCGGCTTTGGTCAACCGATGGGCGAACTCGGTTTCGAAACGGAAGGCCGATCCGATAAAGTTTTCGTCAAAGCCGCCCAGGGCGATCGCGTGATGGCGTTTGACACATAGATTTCCAGCCATCACATTTTGCAAACTTGAATTGCGGCTGGAGTGAAATGGAAAGTCTTCGTCGACTCGGAGGCCACTCAGCTTTTTCGGGGCCGGTCGATCTTCGGGACTTTGCCATGGCTGGACAATTTGCCCGACGGTGGCCCAGAGATTTTCATCGGACACATGGGCGTCTCGATGAATTCGGACAAGTTCTGACCGGGGCTTGATATCATCGTCGAGAAATAGAACGAGCTTCGAACGCGCTTGACGCAATCCATCGTTCATCGCAGCCGTGATCGAAGGAGATCGACGTCGAATCCAGCGAATCGTCTGACCGTGTGCCCAGTCGGACAGTTGCCGCTCTGTCGGTTCGTCATGCGTCATCGATTGGTCAACGATCAGAATCTCATTCGCGGGATGTGCCAATTCCAACAACGAACAAATCGTCTGGATCAAGACAGCGTCGCGACCATAGGTAGGAATCACGATCGAAATCAGGCTCGAAAATTGATTTGCCACTTTGGTCGTCGTATCGATTGTTTAAATCTGGAAGACATGCGTCACTGCATCTGCAGGGCCGTCGTCTTTTCGTGTTCGCATTGCCGGAAAAACTGGACGAGCTGCCGCGCACAATTACGCCAGGTCAACGATCGACAGTATTGGATCGCATGGTTATTAAGTGGCGTCGACGAACGCGAATATTTCAAGATTTGACGACAGAAGGCGTCGACGTCGCCGATAGGGCAGCATCCATCGGGTTGGACACGCGAAAGATGGTCCCGCATGCCGCCGGTATCCGAGGCAACCACATTTAATCCGCGAGCGAGTGCTTCGATACAAGCTTTTCCCGCGCCCTCGAAAAATGAAGGGAATACGAAAATACCGTGTCGGTCGAATAGCGGAAGTAACCTCGATTGATCAACCCAACCATGCAACTTAACTCGATCGGAAACGGTATCCGATAGGCGATCCAAGATCCAACGATGAGCCTCTTCTGACGTCACCCATGTCATCGATAGGCCGGGAGACTCGGTGAGGACACGGTTCACGATTTCTACCAGTAGGTCAGGCCCTTTGATAAACGAATGCTGGCCGACAAACAGTAAACGCTGTCGGCGATCGTCGGTCATGTCTGGTCGTGGATGGTCCAAAAATAGATCGGGGACGCCATGATGAATCGTCGTCAAAACTTGGGGAAACCCGAGCAGGTGTTGTTCCAAGAAATCGCGATCGTCATGACTGGGAAGAACGACTCCGTCGAACCAACGAATTGATTCAGTCCATTGTCGTTTCAAAAACGGACGTAATGCCCGCGTCAACATCGGATGGCGAGACGCCGGGACTCCAAGTTGACGATGCCAAACCGGCAAGACCGAGTTGACTCGAAGTTCAAGGCCGTGGCTGCGATTGATGACGACGCCGGAAAAGCCACAATGACGCAGTGCCTTGGCAGCCAGATACCCCTGGGGCTGGCTGATCATGACGGCATCGTATGGTTTCTGTTCGGTCGCTCGGAGGACTGCTCGGCGATAGGCCAACGGTTGTTCGATAAGAGAGTGCAAATTTCCGTGGCGGATTCGTCGGGGACCGAGTTGGGCGTCCCATAGCTCGTCGACGTCATGCCCCAATTGACGTAATGCCACGTTGGTGTGATAGACCGTTCCTGCGGCACCGCTGTCGGGATCCGCCGGGACATTGGCTACCGTCAAGATACGCATTTTCGTATCCACGTTTGGTAGAGAAAGATTGACAGGTTGCTTCACGTTCTATCGTTGTGAACGATCGTTTGGCGGCCCAGACATCGGTTGGTGTACGATTGCAGTAATCGATACCAGGATCGTAAATGTGACGGATGTCGCCGCAGTACGCGTTTCAAGTAACACACCGCCCGCCCGTCACGATTGCGAACCAACTGTGATCCGATCAAGTAGTCGGTATTCACAGATTGAACATTCTTCCGCCAAGAGGACGCTGAAGCATCAAGCGTGAAGTCTCGTCGGACTTGAAGCGTTAACCGTTCTGCTTGCTCCAATATCGGTTGCTCGTCCTGCCCATTCTGCCGGGCCAAGCGACATTGTTGACCGAGGATACCAAAGCGTGCTTGGATGTCGCGACGGGTGCCGGTAATGCTCTCCGGACGGAAGGTGAAGCGGTACAAGACATCTTCGAGATAGCTGACGTGGGACACCTCCGCCATTCGTAGCCATAGGTCCGCGTCTTGCGCAAAGTAGAATGGGGCTCGATATCCACCGACATTAACGTAGGTTTGCCGGCGAAACATCACCGTCCCATGCGCCGGCGGCCCGACGCGGTCATTGAGCAACTGATGGGTCGCAACACAGTCGTCTTGCGGACGTCTCACACGACACATGAACTCGCCTTCTGGACCGACATAGTCGGTAAAACAGGAGACAAAACCGATTTTGGCATCACTCTGGATCCGATCGAGTTGTTGTTCGAGTCGTGCGGGGGCTGATTCGTCATCCGCGTCTTGCCTCGCGATAAACGGGGCCTGAGCCAGATCGCACCCGCGAATCAGGGCTCGGGTCAATCCAACGTTTGCTTGATGAACGACTCGTATACGCGCATCCAGGGAAGCCGCTTCGTCCAGGATCGTGCCACTTTGATCGGTCGATCCGTCATTGATCACGATGAGTTCCCAGTCCAGCAACGTTTGCCGTTGGATCGACCGTAACGATTTCTTGATCGTGGTTTCGTCGTTGAAGCAACTCATCACGACGGAAACACGGGGAGTTTTTATCTCGCAATTAGCAAGCATGGAAAAACGCTCGACTACCGTTTCTTCAAAGTTTCAGCGATCTTGACGGTCAATGTCCATCCAAACACTCGCCGTAGTTTTCGAAAGTACGTCGTCCGGCTCGGCTGTTGGTTGAGCGACGTCATTTGATCGGTGAGATCCAATGCTTCGTCGGCTTCCTCGGACAATTGGTGTCGACCACACATTCGCGCGATCCAAAACATCGTCCGGCTCAAGTCGCCTACATAGGACCAATCAGTCTTGCCGGCGTCTCGCATCAGGTTCCAAATCGATCGATGAGCAAGATAGAGGTCCAGGGTCCGTTCGCGAGTGAAACCGTCGTTCAATCCACTGGCACGATGTTCATCGTGATCGACAACCGTGCATAGTGCTTGTGGTACGCTGATGGCTTTGACGTTGCAGAGCCCAGCGCGGAGGTCATGTTCCCAGTCTTCCATCATTCGAAGTGGTTTCCATGGACCGATCAAATCACAAACGTGTCGTCTCCAAAGCGGAGTGAGCGTCGCCCAACCGCGTTTGGGGAGAAACGAAGGAAACAAGTTCTCGATCGTTTGGTTCGTTCTCGCCCAGGGACGCAACTGTCCTGACTTTGATTCACGCCGAAGAGTAACGCAGTAGCAAACATCGGCTTCGGAGACTGCCGTCAGGGCGCGGACTTGGACCTCAAACTTATCTGGATGCAACAAGTCATCGCTGTCGAGATACTGTATAAAATCGCCCTGTGCTAAACGAAGCCCTGCATTGCGTGCCACACCCGGTCCGGCATTGTCTTGTCGGATCCGGTGGACGACACCGGGATGATCGGATACCAGTCTTGACAACACTTCCGGGGTTTCGTCAGTGCTGCCATCGTCAACCAAGATCACTTCAGTCGATTGATAGGTTTGCGACAAGACTGATTCGACAGCCTTGGTGACCAGACGAGGCCGATTGAATACCGGAATGATCGTTGAAACCAGCGGAGGCGAAGTCGGGCTCAATGAATTAGTTCCGAGTCAGCAAGATTCTTTCGAACGGCTTCCACGCTTATCATCGAATTCGGAAACTTTTGCAGCGATGGAGTGCAGACTTTAATGTGAACAACATGTGTGCCGAATACTGAGCCGGGCGACTGAATTGCGGGCGGTAGCCGTTGACTTTCATCCATCGCCGAGATTGCCATTCCAATGCCGCAACAATCGGGGCAGAAAGTGTCTCACGATGACGTCCCATTCCGCCACCTTGGATATGATCGATGTGCAACAACGTTTCGGAATGAAACCGATTTCGACCCGATCCATCATCGGCCGCGTGTCGCCGAATCTTGGTTCGTTGTTGCTCCAGACAGTGCGCTTCAGCGATCGCTTGAGCTTGGGACTTCGACAGTCGAACTCCGAGAAACTTCGCGAGCCGGCTTGTTTCGGCAGGTAGGTCGGCAATCATCGCTTCGTATTTTGCGAGGTAGATCCCTTCGATAGAGGTCCAAGCCTCATATTCGTCCATCAATCGATCGAGGCCGCCATGGACAAAGGCAAACGCGGGGATCGAATACTTGGTGACAATCGAAGCAACGACATCGCGAAGGTCGCGGTAGGTGTAGACAATCTGGGCTTCTCCGGCGCGAGCGAGTTCAACAGCCTCTGGTAGGTACCGATGTGTCTTGGCGATGACGACGTGATCGGTGTTCCGATGGGTGCGTAGAAACCGTTGGACGGAGTCTTGTGAAACGAGCTGGACCGATGGTTGCCCAAGAATCGCGGCGACCAACTGCGACTGTAGCGTCGAGCCCCCACGACGCATTCCGACGCAAAAGACAAACCGGTGGCCTTTGTTGACGACTGCCTCCTTCACCGGAAGGGTAAATGAGCGATCGCACACATTGTGGAGATTGCGACCCGATGGATCGTGCAATTCGTGGAGTGTAGCGATCTGGGGCAGGCAGTCGCCTGATGGGGTCACGGCCGTTAGTTCGAGCGTGGAAATGAACGAGCTGCTAATGGACGGTTTGCCGATGCAGCAACGACTTGATTTTTCGCGAAAGTCGACGCATCGAGCTAACCTTTGTGACGACCGGTCGGGCACTGACGACACATTCCGGAAGTGCGGCGGCGACCCGGCGGAGTAAACCTCGATGAGAATGCCAATCTCGGGCGATCGCTTTTTGTTTATTCGCCAATAGATAGGGACGCATCGATTCGTACGTCGTGGGCGATAGGTGGGTGAGGCACTGCTGGAACGTCTTCTTGTTATCGAATCGCAACATGCCTCGTGGATCGAACAATAAGTCGATCGAGGGGCAGCCGAAGTAGATGGGAACGGTCTCTGACAAGAAACAGTCGATTAGCTTTTCGGAAAAGTAGAGATCCGAAGCGGTGTTTTCCATTGCGACCGAAAAACGATAGTCTCGAAGCGCTTCATCTTTACTCGTGATGGGATGAATGCCTTTACCAAAACAGTCGATCGCTTGATTGCGGATGCACTCCTCGGCTATCTGACGACGGAACTGGTACGCGCCGACATCGTGATGTTCGATGCTACCGATGAATGACGCTAGCTTGGTCTTTTTCGGATGATGCTGAAGGTTGGCGAATGCGTCTTCATCGTTTCGGACCCGAATCCAGTTAGTGCCAAAGTACAGCGGTTTGAAAACGGTGTCGCTGGCCAGCAAATCCGATTGATGCGTGTAGATCGTCGTAAATCGCTTCTTCAAGACTTCGACAGTTTCGAAACAAGGATTGATGGGACTTTCGACGAGGGCGCAGAAGCGTTGATCGATTGGGTAACGAAACACCGATTCGTTGTAGGCCGCTTGATTAAAAAAGAGACCGGCGTGGAATGCGGTCTTACGACGCCTTGAATCCGAAAGCACGAATTGGAACTTCAAGTCAGCTACCGACACCTCAATGGTCGTTTGGGGAAGTTTTAATCCCTGGCAATCGATTCGAATGACGTCGGAACTGATCATCGGCTAGTCCACACATGCTTCCAAGGCGGCGGAGCGGACATCCCAATGTTCATCCGATCGATAAATCGGCAAATCGAATTGGTTCCAAACATCGCGGATTCGGTCAACCGTTGATGGTGCGAGTTGCGATCGCCAACTATTCGCCATCGCAAGGCTGTTACGAGCGACGGCATGTGTTCGGTACAAGCGAGGATCTTTCGGGCCTTGGTGGCAGAGCGTCTCGTGTCGTTGCCGTGTCGCGTCGCTATAAGGCAAGCCAATCGCATCGAAAATCTCGCGAAATCGCTCCAATGGGTTGGCACATAGATCCTCGAAGAAATGGTAAGCGATCTTTGCATTCTTTTGAATTTGATTCCACATCACCGTGTTGAGTACACCGTGCAAAACAGTCGCTGCCGCCGCGTTGTCATCGTGCTGATGTTTTACCAGGAGTCCGCGATACGGCGATAGATGCTCAACTAGCAAAGACTCCCGAGAGGCAAAGTCCTGGAGAAATTTCCCTATCGGCCAGCGGAGGCGGAGGATGCTGGAGACAAAACCTGCGGGGTGTCGGAAGAGAACCAAAGGACACACGTCGAAGTTGGCGGCAAAGTATCCCGTCATCAAGCATGCTAAGGGATCTTTGATCATCATTCGCCGGATCGGTTGCCGAAAGAGTCGCAGTGGCATTAACGGATGATCGGTGTCGGTGTTTGCCGAAGTGTCGCGATGCTGGCCGGAAAGCAAACGCCGAAAGTAGGCGTCGACGTTTTGGTTTCGTTGATCAAACGCGAGCGACGTGAATTCTTCAGACCAATATCCCTTGTTGGGATTGAAGGGTTCGTGGACGTACCATAGTCCAGGTTCGGCTAGCATTTGGGCGAACCAAGTCGTGCCACTGCGATGTGTACCAGCGATGAAAATCGGTTTCCCAGGCGGGAACTGATACAGTTGACGCCGGACTTGGGGATATTTTGACCAGGCGTCACGCAGGCGACCGATCGTTAGTTTAAAGCCCACTGACGACCTCGTTGGAAGATTCGTATCTTTTGAGGCGAGTTATCTTTTGACTTTCCTTGGCGGCGAATTGTCCCGTCGTGCGTAGCTCGTGAATCCGTGTTTCAGCCGAACGCCGCATTTTGCGTTCATGAAGACTACGATTGCGATGTCCGGATACCTTTTTCCGGGCAGGCGGATGCCATAGATGAATGCCAAACGATGTTCCGCCTTCGATCACGTGGCCGGTACGCAGACGTGAGAGGAATTCGGTGTCCTCGCCACCCCACCCAGAGTAATCCTCGTCATGTCCACCGATTCTTTGGTAGGCGTTTGCCGTGACCGCAATCGGCGTCGGATTGTTCTCAACAATGGCTTCCAGCTCTAGGCAAGTCGACAACGATTGACGCTGGATAATTTGATCAGTCATCGATCGAGATGCGTGGAACAACAGTCGACAAGGCCGAATCCCGTCTGCATCACCGAGAAGGCCGAGGGTTTCGGCGAGATAGTTTTGTGGAACAAGATAGTCCGCATCATGGATAAACAGCACACGGCCTCGCGCAAGTTCGGCGGCACGATTAAGTGCCCGACTCTTATTGAATCCGTCCGTCGCGTTACGAGGTAGGTGGCAGTAGCGAATGCATTCAGGAAGCGAGTTTTGCAGGCTTGCCGTGGGGCCCGATTCGCAGACGACAATTTCGATTTCGGCGCGGACTTGCGATAACAAGGACCGCAGAACCATGCTCAGTAGTGGCAGTCGGTCGTCACCACCGATCGCAATGAGTACCGATGCTTCGAGATTGGATCCAGGCTTTCTCGCCGAAGTCTGCAGCGAAATCGGATTGAGCTTCAAACAGTGCTCTAGCAGACGGCTGGCGACTCTCGGGAAGACGCGCGCGATCGTAAACTTCGATGAATCTTGCCATTGGCAAATGCGTATTTCGGAATCCGGCAATCGAGTGAGGTGTTCTCGCCGATTGTGAAGATCCATCCAGGTCCAGCCCAGTCGCGCCGCCAAGTGAGGTGCCCGCAGAATCACTTCTGCACGCCAGCGTTCATGCAACCAGCAACCGAGCCGTTGTCGAAGACGATTCGGTGGTGTTGACGTCATCAATTGCTCGTGATGCTGGGCAGTCACAGCGATATCGGAATCTGTCGATGTCATCTGGAGGAGTGGCGATGGCTATTGACGCACGCCGATTTTTCTCGCTGGAACGCCGGCCCAAATTTCTTCCGCTGGCACATCGGAAACAACGACGGCTCCAGCTCCGATGACCGCCCCGGTTCGAATTTGAACCCCCGCCGTCACGGTGACTCCCGCACCAAGCCATACGTCGTCACCAAGGACAACGTCCCGTTTCTCTGCGGTCGGAGGTTGATTCCGAATCCATTGACCTTTCACGGTCGAATGATGGCTGGCTACCAAGGTGCAGAACTGGCTGATCAGACATCCAGATCCTATTTTGATTTCGCCGCCACCAGAACGCAGATTGTTGTAGGGGCCCAGCCAGGTTTGGGGGCCAATCGAGATTTTTCCGTGACCATTGTGAAGATCACCAAAGGAAAGCACGCATCCGTACCCGA is a window from the Roseiconus lacunae genome containing:
- a CDS encoding glycosyltransferase family 2 protein, with product MANQFSSLISIVIPTYGRDAVLIQTICSLLELAHPANEILIVDQSMTHDEPTERQLSDWAHGQTIRWIRRRSPSITAAMNDGLRQARSKLVLFLDDDIKPRSELVRIHRDAHVSDENLWATVGQIVQPWQSPEDRPAPKKLSGLRVDEDFPFHSSRNSSLQNVMAGNLCVKRHHAIALGGFDENFIGSAFRFETEFAHRLTKAGGLIRFLGDAGIDHLRADHGGTRDKGSHLTSMDPRHGIGDHYFALLHSPSPLSAYVYCARRTLREIRTKFHLRHPWWIPAKLIGECRAFLGALRLLRQKRKHLTPASDSRAIDVQRSLAKPPHADSDIRSPRSSSRIA
- a CDS encoding glycosyltransferase family 4 protein, whose protein sequence is MRILTVANVPADPDSGAAGTVYHTNVALRQLGHDVDELWDAQLGPRRIRHGNLHSLIEQPLAYRRAVLRATEQKPYDAVMISQPQGYLAAKALRHCGFSGVVINRSHGLELRVNSVLPVWHRQLGVPASRHPMLTRALRPFLKRQWTESIRWFDGVVLPSHDDRDFLEQHLLGFPQVLTTIHHGVPDLFLDHPRPDMTDDRRQRLLFVGQHSFIKGPDLLVEIVNRVLTESPGLSMTWVTSEEAHRWILDRLSDTVSDRVKLHGWVDQSRLLPLFDRHGIFVFPSFFEGAGKACIEALARGLNVVASDTGGMRDHLSRVQPDGCCPIGDVDAFCRQILKYSRSSTPLNNHAIQYCRSLTWRNCARQLVQFFRQCEHEKTTALQMQ
- a CDS encoding glycosyltransferase family 2 protein, giving the protein MLANCEIKTPRVSVVMSCFNDETTIKKSLRSIQRQTLLDWELIVINDGSTDQSGTILDEAASLDARIRVVHQANVGLTRALIRGCDLAQAPFIARQDADDESAPARLEQQLDRIQSDAKIGFVSCFTDYVGPEGEFMCRVRRPQDDCVATHQLLNDRVGPPAHGTVMFRRQTYVNVGGYRAPFYFAQDADLWLRMAEVSHVSYLEDVLYRFTFRPESITGTRRDIQARFGILGQQCRLARQNGQDEQPILEQAERLTLQVRRDFTLDASASSWRKNVQSVNTDYLIGSQLVRNRDGRAVCYLKRVLRRHPSHLRSWYRLLQSYTNRCLGRQTIVHNDRT
- a CDS encoding glycosyltransferase family 2 protein; translated protein: MSPTSPPLVSTIIPVFNRPRLVTKAVESVLSQTYQSTEVILVDDGSTDETPEVLSRLVSDHPGVVHRIRQDNAGPGVARNAGLRLAQGDFIQYLDSDDLLHPDKFEVQVRALTAVSEADVCYCVTLRRESKSGQLRPWARTNQTIENLFPSFLPKRGWATLTPLWRRHVCDLIGPWKPLRMMEDWEHDLRAGLCNVKAISVPQALCTVVDHDEHRASGLNDGFTRERTLDLYLAHRSIWNLMRDAGKTDWSYVGDLSRTMFWIARMCGRHQLSEEADEALDLTDQMTSLNQQPSRTTYFRKLRRVFGWTLTVKIAETLKKR
- a CDS encoding sulfotransferase family protein, which translates into the protein MKEAVVNKGHRFVFCVGMRRGGSTLQSQLVAAILGQPSVQLVSQDSVQRFLRTHRNTDHVVIAKTHRYLPEAVELARAGEAQIVYTYRDLRDVVASIVTKYSIPAFAFVHGGLDRLMDEYEAWTSIEGIYLAKYEAMIADLPAETSRLAKFLGVRLSKSQAQAIAEAHCLEQQRTKIRRHAADDGSGRNRFHSETLLHIDHIQGGGMGRHRETLSAPIVAALEWQSRRWMKVNGYRPQFSRPAQYSAHMLFTLKSALHRCKSFRIR
- a CDS encoding glycosyltransferase family 10 domain-containing protein gives rise to the protein MISSDVIRIDCQGLKLPQTTIEVSVADLKFQFVLSDSRRRKTAFHAGLFFNQAAYNESVFRYPIDQRFCALVESPINPCFETVEVLKKRFTTIYTHQSDLLASDTVFKPLYFGTNWIRVRNDEDAFANLQHHPKKTKLASFIGSIEHHDVGAYQFRRQIAEECIRNQAIDCFGKGIHPITSKDEALRDYRFSVAMENTASDLYFSEKLIDCFLSETVPIYFGCPSIDLLFDPRGMLRFDNKKTFQQCLTHLSPTTYESMRPYLLANKQKAIARDWHSHRGLLRRVAAALPECVVSARPVVTKVSSMRRLSRKIKSLLHRQTVH
- a CDS encoding sulfotransferase, whose translation is MGFKLTIGRLRDAWSKYPQVRRQLYQFPPGKPIFIAGTHRSGTTWFAQMLAEPGLWYVHEPFNPNKGYWSEEFTSLAFDQRNQNVDAYFRRLLSGQHRDTSANTDTDHPLMPLRLFRQPIRRMMIKDPLACLMTGYFAANFDVCPLVLFRHPAGFVSSILRLRWPIGKFLQDFASRESLLVEHLSPYRGLLVKHQHDDNAAAATVLHGVLNTVMWNQIQKNAKIAYHFFEDLCANPLERFREIFDAIGLPYSDATRQRHETLCHQGPKDPRLYRTHAVARNSLAMANSWRSQLAPSTVDRIRDVWNQFDLPIYRSDEHWDVRSAALEACVD
- a CDS encoding glycosyltransferase, with amino-acid sequence MTSTDSDIAVTAQHHEQLMTSTPPNRLRQRLGCWLHERWRAEVILRAPHLAARLGWTWMDLHNRREHLTRLPDSEIRICQWQDSSKFTIARVFPRVASRLLEHCLKLNPISLQTSARKPGSNLEASVLIAIGGDDRLPLLSMVLRSLLSQVRAEIEIVVCESGPTASLQNSLPECIRYCHLPRNATDGFNKSRALNRAAELARGRVLFIHDADYLVPQNYLAETLGLLGDADGIRPCRLLFHASRSMTDQIIQRQSLSTCLELEAIVENNPTPIAVTANAYQRIGGHDEDYSGWGGEDTEFLSRLRTGHVIEGGTSFGIHLWHPPARKKVSGHRNRSLHERKMRRSAETRIHELRTTGQFAAKESQKITRLKRYESSNEVVSGL
- a CDS encoding acyltransferase, which translates into the protein MLKALKNVARGLRLLRHPELIADLGSRQSHLNIIHEIRSKAINLRLSSDIVLNHYQPDALQIHEDVSIGYGCVLSFGDLHNGHGKISIGPQTWLGPYNNLRSGGGEIKIGSGCLISQFCTLVASHHSTVKGQWIRNQPPTAEKRDVVLGDDVWLGAGVTVTAGVQIRTGAVIGAGAVVVSDVPAEEIWAGVPARKIGVRQ